From Pseudomonas sp. CCI4.2, one genomic window encodes:
- a CDS encoding membrane-targeted effector domain-containing toxin, producing the protein MQTLLNNTSVLLSRLTALSTTLTNELAHLPEPEGLTLQEIHNRIDFFWSAPSAQNTPRRELFIAGIGQAMRDEVALKIADGSLHSIYNECLPLSATDSGAYLAPELYSLQLKLNDQNTVELAGALVIIAHQGPTLLALPGYGVEGFSSRALLLESLTHWVNNSALRSLLLNNVEQRFQALLLEIETDPDLFLEPFDTLDWQLTPIADTPFEHVFDRQLDKQRADISHAFEGGAHLLNQSIRMTGLFGPAAMLALRDISSNSSKQRKALPDWFTLASREELLHYGESLKQYEQARAALSSLLGGASSPEQFATERLRARIENDLGHDLNPQHLMISTWRTLPLSNEPYKVTRSLTQLALYGLHPGDMDAGSAFLTWSTVTLQGQPLGSAYPGLTNGYIGELIQTLDLRSAFAPVQREAYGSPNVQRVMRDVTRQQVTAMAYAAKLQGHILPRDFNLIEAFNQAAGEATGGAIGVQQVKLNNHDVLSNLLLFRQEDAQGQLERLVMFMAENPRGRQFQGFDNENQLRQELTSWSAFPDMSEYLLKQVPATQRIALEKQLSGLKQKPQPPADFITFTQAQAYDEGLRALVNKRIGVMLAEQEQHTPHWYLNASASQRQELVALEDAINAAHVHYEAKAHAQIQTFDDYVHRRATQKINELLGTAEGEVDPDEIMIISSRETLNYTQMLRNGYDDSVNPITTNALTDARFKGPDGIDLTPLTAEKVARSVHGAWLSDQYVAHIKSTLLNAHGTGYTYRRRTSLLITQLQMKAAALRSHLKNEINAHQYQWLKASIEQMHVSEPDTRRRHPLYPLQFKLNNPLIATDVPELGNLLDFLPLPGARTETALGCHVLTPDHTGNARDALLYTPNAPDGLDFRLLGSFVDTLKHHGMSDYYKDRCRISANRKLAFFLADMKAGGNSQPPILPDSPLTDLYDQHFNQIIQRKVHDVEDTISGRNDLLRKLIWTSVELIATAVTLPFPPASFAVGALLAMRDSLQALEAFSDGDREAASGYLLSSLFNGLGAAGDLHSGLKGFGHVLRNVAGNGGKKQVLNAAKHLQRMSPPVEQLRPMQVHGEQFWAGSPTPNAHAPLFRMNVRHPDELIPTGQFAEKNSAGVWQPLRRETDPAIPQGTLNQAYAVSVSLRETTPIASGHAKGVTLVQGQHYIELQGLTFRVQFDARMRCWHIIDGNNPFAFFGKQPVYFDSNDQWQLVDLNLRGGGRPNFHPLEEEAANPPSAASELNSYELPPNMRPYTHGIIDPSAAQLGLSGLGIEQWMEQIYADLRKAYSGFREALYRDASAFFEQVRLPVRPDLPLFDVAARPETLLNGIFGKTNGLVISEAPRSVVSKQWLIDNMPLLVEQKVEVLYIEHLFTDLHPRKLAKYKKLGSKTKSGSHEIKYHLKQLDGGALDNQSKEYDYYHLIKAAHKHGIEVKPFNSAVSYPSNNNPVAIAADDPAAAQKMSNFFGSNVIAADTTALPQRRWIALLDQKMANTWRQVPGIAELNGAISVRFEGLPAGSASRVSRDAAGSIAGDPFAKADFTLQMADFRIATLTVTPPTAPTKHLDDALYRLFEGNAHSAADSVTFAGSHGFQLDETGLWQRVDPDAWPAEHSLTAIQQSLLDANYDLPIDLRPTMHELANFRDGGLHDDYAFNDEHLTQVRDAFFDLRRQLQQDAQQVIAVALPPRPTLPNVEPGTTIPDFIDTLYGHTSGAVVGEAHGSIASKQFIIDNLPHLSRKQVKTLYMEHLQTDLHQADLDRFADTGQMSKTLLHDLKKLDRDYATDPNKVYTFENLVIRAREQGLEVRAIDCSASYHLEGLKNKAPTTRQQMMNFFASRTIRKHQEVMGSHNWIALVGNTHANTFQKIVPGVAELEGAIGIRVIDVGPSSVRGPFRDPGEHLVENHARESIYLQSDYRLEMQTLDYVTESAVVDRTPLVLSTETELTEPGMFLIDESIPDHSVIVHRSKDTGLERIVISRDEQGLLYVEHPAWESIHRQPYDDLWDLVQALEDLNLIRVG; encoded by the coding sequence ATGCAGACATTATTGAATAACACCTCAGTTTTACTCAGCCGCCTGACAGCACTTAGCACCACGCTGACCAACGAACTCGCGCACTTGCCAGAGCCTGAGGGCCTGACACTGCAAGAAATACATAACCGAATCGATTTTTTCTGGAGCGCACCCAGCGCCCAAAACACACCACGGCGTGAGCTGTTCATTGCCGGCATTGGGCAAGCCATGCGCGATGAAGTCGCGCTGAAAATCGCCGACGGTTCCTTGCACTCTATCTACAACGAATGCCTGCCACTGTCGGCCACAGACAGTGGCGCTTACCTCGCACCTGAACTCTATAGCCTGCAACTGAAGCTCAATGATCAAAACACCGTTGAGTTGGCCGGTGCGCTGGTAATCATCGCTCACCAAGGGCCGACGTTACTGGCGCTGCCGGGTTATGGCGTGGAGGGGTTTAGCTCCCGGGCGTTGCTGCTTGAGTCCCTTACCCATTGGGTCAACAACTCGGCCCTGCGCAGCCTGTTGCTAAACAATGTCGAACAACGGTTCCAGGCCCTGCTCCTCGAGATCGAAACCGACCCTGACCTGTTTCTTGAGCCCTTCGATACGCTTGATTGGCAGTTGACGCCCATTGCGGATACGCCGTTCGAACACGTTTTCGACAGGCAACTGGACAAACAACGCGCGGATATCAGCCATGCGTTCGAAGGCGGAGCACATCTGCTCAATCAGTCCATCCGCATGACCGGACTTTTTGGCCCAGCGGCGATGCTTGCACTGCGTGACATCAGCAGCAACTCAAGCAAGCAACGCAAAGCCCTGCCGGACTGGTTCACGCTCGCGAGCCGGGAAGAACTCTTGCACTACGGCGAAAGCCTGAAACAGTACGAGCAAGCACGTGCTGCATTATCGAGCCTGCTCGGCGGCGCTTCGTCACCAGAGCAGTTTGCCACCGAGCGCCTGCGCGCTCGAATCGAAAACGATCTGGGCCATGATCTGAACCCGCAACACCTGATGATTTCCACATGGCGCACGTTACCGCTGAGCAACGAGCCCTATAAAGTCACCCGTTCACTGACTCAACTGGCGCTCTACGGTCTGCATCCCGGCGACATGGACGCGGGTTCGGCTTTCCTGACGTGGAGCACCGTCACTCTTCAGGGGCAGCCGCTTGGCTCGGCCTACCCAGGACTGACCAACGGCTATATTGGCGAACTGATCCAGACGCTGGACTTACGCAGCGCTTTCGCCCCAGTGCAACGAGAAGCATACGGATCGCCAAACGTCCAGCGGGTCATGCGCGACGTGACCCGCCAGCAGGTGACGGCCATGGCCTACGCGGCGAAGCTGCAAGGTCATATCCTGCCACGGGACTTCAACTTGATCGAAGCCTTCAATCAAGCCGCCGGTGAAGCAACGGGCGGGGCGATAGGCGTGCAGCAGGTGAAGCTGAACAACCACGACGTATTGAGCAACCTGCTGCTGTTCCGCCAAGAAGACGCGCAAGGCCAGCTCGAACGCCTGGTGATGTTCATGGCCGAAAACCCGCGAGGCCGTCAATTCCAAGGGTTCGACAACGAAAATCAGCTGCGTCAGGAATTGACGAGTTGGAGCGCGTTCCCGGACATGAGCGAATACCTGCTCAAGCAGGTGCCCGCTACCCAACGTATCGCCCTCGAAAAGCAGTTGTCCGGACTGAAACAAAAACCCCAGCCACCGGCCGACTTCATCACCTTCACCCAGGCCCAGGCTTATGACGAAGGGCTACGCGCACTGGTGAACAAGCGCATTGGGGTGATGCTCGCCGAACAGGAACAACACACTCCACATTGGTACCTGAACGCCAGCGCAAGCCAACGTCAGGAGTTGGTTGCACTCGAGGACGCCATCAATGCCGCCCACGTGCACTACGAGGCCAAAGCCCATGCGCAGATTCAGACGTTTGATGACTACGTGCATCGGCGAGCCACACAGAAAATCAATGAACTGCTCGGGACCGCTGAGGGCGAGGTCGACCCCGACGAAATCATGATCATTTCGAGCCGCGAAACCCTGAATTACACTCAGATGTTGCGCAACGGCTACGACGACAGCGTCAACCCGATCACCACCAACGCTTTGACCGACGCTCGATTCAAGGGCCCCGACGGTATCGACCTGACGCCGCTAACGGCCGAGAAAGTGGCGCGTTCGGTACACGGTGCGTGGCTCAGCGATCAGTACGTGGCTCACATCAAAAGCACGCTGCTCAATGCGCACGGCACGGGCTATACGTACCGTCGCCGTACCAGCCTGCTCATCACCCAATTACAGATGAAAGCTGCCGCCTTGCGTAGCCATCTAAAAAACGAAATCAACGCACACCAATATCAGTGGCTCAAGGCATCCATTGAGCAGATGCACGTCAGCGAACCAGATACTCGTCGTCGCCATCCCCTTTACCCGTTGCAGTTCAAATTGAATAACCCGCTGATCGCAACTGACGTGCCTGAACTCGGCAACTTGCTGGATTTCCTGCCACTGCCCGGCGCCCGAACCGAAACCGCGCTTGGCTGCCATGTGCTGACCCCGGACCACACCGGCAACGCCCGAGACGCGTTGCTCTATACCCCTAACGCGCCCGACGGACTGGATTTCCGCCTGCTCGGCAGTTTTGTTGACACGCTCAAACACCACGGTATGAGTGACTACTACAAGGATCGCTGCCGCATCAGCGCCAACCGCAAGTTGGCGTTCTTTCTGGCGGACATGAAAGCAGGCGGGAACAGTCAGCCCCCGATACTGCCCGACTCGCCACTGACGGACCTCTACGATCAGCACTTCAACCAGATCATCCAACGTAAAGTCCACGACGTCGAAGACACCATCAGCGGACGCAACGACCTGCTCAGAAAACTGATCTGGACCAGCGTCGAACTGATCGCCACCGCCGTCACCCTGCCCTTTCCCCCTGCCAGTTTCGCGGTCGGTGCTTTATTGGCGATGCGTGACAGCTTGCAAGCGCTCGAAGCTTTCAGCGACGGCGACAGGGAAGCCGCCAGTGGCTACCTTCTCAGCTCGCTGTTCAATGGCCTCGGCGCCGCGGGCGACCTGCATTCGGGGCTCAAGGGGTTTGGCCATGTCCTGCGCAATGTGGCCGGCAATGGCGGAAAAAAACAGGTGCTCAACGCCGCTAAACACCTCCAACGAATGTCACCGCCCGTTGAACAGCTTCGCCCAATGCAGGTTCACGGTGAGCAGTTTTGGGCAGGAAGTCCAACCCCGAACGCTCACGCGCCGCTGTTCAGGATGAATGTTCGCCACCCCGATGAGCTGATCCCCACCGGTCAATTTGCGGAAAAAAATAGCGCTGGGGTCTGGCAGCCGTTGCGCCGAGAAACCGATCCGGCCATTCCCCAGGGCACGCTCAATCAAGCCTATGCCGTAAGTGTGTCATTGCGAGAGACAACGCCTATCGCCAGCGGGCATGCCAAAGGCGTCACTCTGGTTCAGGGCCAACACTACATCGAGCTGCAGGGCCTGACGTTCAGGGTCCAATTCGACGCACGAATGCGTTGCTGGCATATCATCGATGGCAATAACCCCTTCGCCTTTTTCGGCAAGCAACCGGTTTACTTCGATAGCAACGACCAATGGCAGCTGGTCGACCTGAACCTGCGCGGCGGCGGGCGTCCGAACTTTCATCCACTGGAGGAAGAAGCTGCCAACCCACCTTCAGCAGCCAGCGAATTGAACAGCTACGAACTGCCCCCAAATATGCGGCCTTACACGCACGGCATCATCGACCCCTCGGCAGCACAGCTGGGCCTTAGCGGCCTTGGAATCGAGCAATGGATGGAGCAGATTTACGCGGACCTGCGTAAAGCGTACTCAGGATTCAGGGAGGCTCTTTACCGGGACGCAAGCGCCTTTTTTGAACAGGTCAGACTTCCAGTCCGACCCGACCTTCCGCTGTTTGACGTGGCGGCGCGGCCAGAGACGTTGCTCAACGGGATCTTCGGAAAAACCAATGGTTTGGTGATCAGCGAAGCGCCCCGTTCGGTAGTCAGTAAGCAATGGCTGATCGACAACATGCCGCTGCTCGTCGAGCAAAAAGTCGAAGTGTTGTACATCGAGCACCTGTTCACCGACCTCCACCCGAGGAAGTTGGCCAAGTACAAAAAACTGGGCAGCAAGACGAAATCGGGATCCCATGAGATCAAATACCACCTTAAACAGCTCGACGGTGGCGCCCTGGATAATCAGAGTAAGGAATACGACTACTACCACCTCATAAAGGCCGCGCATAAACACGGTATTGAGGTCAAACCGTTCAACTCGGCGGTCAGCTACCCGTCCAATAACAACCCTGTAGCCATTGCCGCAGATGACCCTGCAGCCGCCCAAAAAATGAGCAATTTTTTTGGCAGCAACGTAATTGCCGCAGACACGACGGCACTGCCGCAACGGCGCTGGATCGCGTTGCTCGACCAAAAAATGGCGAACACTTGGCGGCAGGTCCCGGGGATCGCTGAACTCAATGGTGCGATCAGTGTGCGATTCGAAGGCCTCCCCGCTGGCAGCGCGTCGCGAGTGAGTCGCGATGCAGCGGGATCGATTGCCGGCGATCCGTTTGCCAAGGCCGACTTCACGCTACAAATGGCTGATTTCCGGATTGCAACCCTCACGGTAACCCCCCCTACAGCCCCAACTAAACACTTGGACGATGCGTTGTATCGACTGTTCGAGGGCAACGCCCATTCAGCTGCGGACAGCGTTACTTTCGCGGGCAGCCATGGTTTTCAGCTAGATGAAACTGGCCTTTGGCAGCGAGTCGATCCGGATGCCTGGCCGGCGGAACATTCACTCACGGCCATCCAGCAATCCCTCCTCGACGCCAATTACGATCTGCCCATCGACCTGCGACCGACGATGCATGAACTGGCGAACTTCCGTGACGGCGGGCTGCATGACGACTATGCCTTCAACGACGAACACCTGACCCAAGTCCGCGACGCGTTTTTCGACCTGCGCAGGCAACTGCAACAAGATGCGCAACAGGTCATTGCCGTTGCTCTACCGCCGCGTCCAACGCTACCCAACGTTGAACCAGGGACAACGATTCCAGACTTCATCGACACGCTGTACGGACACACCTCGGGCGCAGTTGTGGGCGAAGCGCATGGCTCCATCGCCAGCAAACAATTCATTATCGACAACCTGCCGCACCTCTCGCGCAAGCAGGTAAAAACCTTGTACATGGAACACCTGCAGACGGACCTGCATCAAGCCGATCTCGACCGCTTCGCCGACACCGGGCAGATGAGCAAGACCCTGTTGCATGATTTGAAGAAACTCGACCGGGATTACGCCACGGACCCCAACAAGGTCTACACCTTCGAAAACCTGGTGATTCGGGCACGGGAACAAGGACTGGAAGTCAGGGCCATTGATTGCTCAGCCAGTTATCACCTGGAAGGCCTCAAAAACAAGGCGCCCACCACGCGCCAGCAAATGATGAACTTCTTTGCCTCGCGTACGATTCGCAAGCACCAAGAAGTCATGGGGTCACACAACTGGATTGCCTTGGTGGGCAACACCCACGCCAATACTTTCCAGAAAATTGTTCCCGGCGTTGCGGAGCTTGAAGGGGCTATAGGAATTCGAGTCATTGATGTCGGCCCGAGCTCGGTGCGGGGACCATTCAGGGATCCGGGCGAACATCTGGTGGAAAACCATGCCCGCGAAAGCATCTATTTGCAGAGCGATTACCGCCTTGAAATGCAAACGCTGGATTACGTCACCGAATCAGCAGTCGTCGATAGAACACCCCTGGTCTTGTCGACCGAGACAGAGCTGACCGAGCCTGGAATGTTCCTGATCGATGAGTCCATACCGGACCATTCGGTGATCGTGCATCGATCAAAAGACACCGGCCTTGAGCGCATTGTTATTAGCCGGGATGAGCAAGGCCTGTTGTACGTCGAACACCCGGCATGGGAATCGATCCATCGGCAGCCATACGATGATCTGTGGGATCTGGTTCAAGCACTTGAGGACCTGAATTTGATCCGCGTCGGCTGA
- a CDS encoding lipopolysaccharide kinase InaA family protein, whose amino-acid sequence MQLSELKSAGRTPTLPINLALADAAGPAELQLLTLLRVLPGQRYVGAGIWRGRAVLAKLLVGPKAARHFQRERDGVHLLSEQGMNTPLLLVEGLKEGEGGWLLFEFLENAQSLGDAWADVEALPALAHEQQTVLGEALSAIATLHSKGLWQEDLHLDNLLRHDGQLYLIDGAGIRAEQAGKPLSRQQVLQNLGVFFAQLPKTLEPFTEELLVHYLLSNAEHALPMEALKKQINKTRGWRLKDFLSKVGRDCSLFSVNDGPFSLRAIRREEVTAMSPVLTDADALLDRGHLYKTGGAASVGRVEVAGRPLVIKRYNIKNFAHWLKRFWRPSRAWHSWREGNRLAFLGIATPKPLALLELRFFWLRRKAYLVTEYLPGPDIIERFASHVVSGIAPEAELLALDHLFARLIDERISHGDLKGHNVFWHQDRWALIDLDAMCQHTSASSFACAFARDRARFMRNWPVESALHQLLEQRLPRG is encoded by the coding sequence ATGCAGTTGTCAGAACTGAAATCCGCCGGGCGGACGCCGACGCTGCCTATTAACCTGGCGCTGGCCGACGCTGCCGGCCCGGCTGAATTGCAATTGTTGACCTTGTTGCGCGTGCTGCCGGGGCAACGCTATGTCGGTGCTGGCATCTGGCGCGGGCGTGCGGTGTTGGCGAAATTGTTGGTTGGGCCCAAGGCGGCTCGGCACTTTCAGCGTGAGCGCGACGGCGTTCATCTGCTGTCCGAACAAGGCATGAACACTCCTTTGTTGCTGGTCGAAGGCCTCAAAGAAGGCGAGGGTGGCTGGCTGCTGTTCGAGTTTCTGGAGAACGCGCAAAGCCTTGGCGATGCCTGGGCAGACGTCGAAGCATTGCCGGCACTGGCGCACGAGCAGCAAACGGTATTGGGCGAAGCACTGTCGGCAATCGCGACGCTGCACAGCAAAGGTCTGTGGCAAGAAGACCTGCACCTCGACAACCTGCTGCGCCACGACGGTCAGTTGTATTTGATCGACGGCGCGGGCATTCGCGCTGAACAGGCGGGTAAGCCGTTGTCGCGGCAACAGGTGCTGCAAAACCTCGGCGTTTTTTTTGCTCAGTTGCCGAAGACTTTGGAGCCGTTCACTGAAGAGCTGTTGGTGCATTACCTGTTGAGTAACGCCGAACACGCCCTGCCGATGGAAGCCCTGAAAAAACAGATCAACAAAACTCGCGGCTGGCGTCTGAAAGACTTCCTCAGCAAAGTTGGGCGCGATTGCAGCCTGTTCAGCGTCAACGACGGCCCTTTCAGTCTGCGCGCGATTCGTCGCGAAGAAGTGACGGCGATGTCGCCGGTGTTGACTGACGCCGATGCGTTGCTTGATCGCGGTCATTTATACAAGACCGGGGGCGCGGCCAGTGTGGGCCGTGTCGAGGTGGCGGGCCGTCCACTGGTGATCAAGCGCTACAACATCAAAAATTTCGCCCATTGGCTCAAGCGCTTCTGGCGCCCAAGCCGCGCCTGGCACTCCTGGCGTGAAGGTAATCGACTGGCGTTTCTAGGGATAGCGACGCCTAAGCCGCTGGCGTTGCTGGAGCTGCGATTCTTCTGGCTGCGGCGCAAGGCGTATCTGGTGACTGAGTATTTGCCGGGGCCGGACATCATCGAGCGGTTTGCGTCGCATGTGGTCTCGGGCATTGCGCCGGAAGCGGAGTTGCTGGCGCTTGATCACTTGTTTGCTCGTCTGATTGACGAACGCATCAGCCACGGTGATCTAAAAGGACATAACGTGTTCTGGCATCAAGACCGCTGGGCACTGATCGACCTCGACGCCATGTGCCAGCACACCTCGGCTTCATCGTTCGCCTGCGCGTTTGCGCGGGACCGAGCACGGTTCATGCGCAACTGGCCAGTCGAAAGCGCGCTGCACCAATTGCTGGAGCAGCGCTTGCCTCGGGGTTGA
- a CDS encoding lipopolysaccharide kinase InaA family protein, giving the protein MSDFIAATERGLLERHGLADFNSLWDVQLDAVDEPNIGRGGWSSVFRLELEGAGFYLKRQNNYLTRTLHRPFGEPSFSREFRNITRYQSLGIPSLQAVFFGERLIEDERRAILMTRALDSWTDLDSLLQQWPTLSAHQRLAILQACGQLARTLHAANQVHGCFYPKHIFLRSRANAYLAQLIDLEKTRPAFFGWRDRIKDLEPLLRRAPFWTEVEVRELLATYLQAATDSELVGLWWQRLAKRSSYKEAL; this is encoded by the coding sequence ATGAGTGACTTCATCGCAGCAACCGAGCGCGGGCTGCTTGAGCGACATGGCCTGGCTGATTTCAATTCGCTGTGGGACGTGCAACTGGACGCGGTGGATGAGCCCAATATCGGGCGCGGCGGGTGGAGCAGCGTGTTTCGTCTGGAGCTCGAAGGGGCGGGTTTCTACCTCAAGCGCCAAAATAATTACCTGACGCGAACCTTGCATCGGCCGTTCGGCGAGCCGTCGTTCTCCCGCGAGTTTCGCAACATTACTCGTTATCAATCGTTAGGCATCCCGTCCCTGCAGGCAGTGTTCTTTGGCGAACGCCTGATTGAAGACGAACGCCGGGCCATTCTGATGACCCGGGCATTGGACAGCTGGACTGACTTGGACTCGCTGTTACAGCAGTGGCCAACCTTGAGCGCCCATCAGCGTTTGGCGATTTTGCAGGCGTGTGGTCAGCTGGCGCGTACGCTGCACGCGGCCAATCAAGTTCATGGTTGTTTCTATCCCAAGCATATTTTCCTGCGCTCGCGTGCCAATGCGTATCTGGCGCAACTGATCGATCTGGAGAAAACCCGCCCGGCGTTTTTTGGCTGGCGTGACCGGATCAAAGACCTGGAGCCATTGCTGCGTCGGGCGCCGTTCTGGACCGAAGTTGAAGTGCGCGAACTGCTAGCGACGTACCTGCAAGCGGCTACCGACAGTGAGTTAGTCGGTCTCTGGTGGCAGCGTCTGGCGAAGCGCAGCAGCTATAAAGAGGCACTCTGA
- the rfaP gene encoding lipopolysaccharide core heptose(I) kinase RfaP, protein MKLILAEPFKNLWNGRDAFTEVEALDGQVYRELEGRRTLRTEVEGRGYFVKIHRGIGWGEVAKNLVTAKLPVLGAGQEWRAINRLHEVGVPTMTAVAYGERGNNPAAQHSFIVTEELAPTVSLEDFSIHWRQEPPAPRLKRALIAEVARMTGTMHRAGVNHRDCYICHFLLHTDKPVTAEDFKLSLIDLHRAQTRKTITLRWRNKDLAALFFSALDIGLTQRDKLRFMCGYFQLPLRQVVAQESALLAWLETKASKLYERKQRYGDAL, encoded by the coding sequence ATGAAACTGATTCTCGCTGAACCATTCAAAAACCTCTGGAATGGACGTGATGCGTTCACCGAAGTCGAGGCGTTGGACGGTCAGGTTTATCGTGAACTCGAAGGGCGGCGCACCTTGCGCACTGAAGTGGAAGGGCGCGGTTACTTCGTCAAGATTCACCGGGGTATTGGTTGGGGCGAGGTGGCCAAGAATCTGGTGACTGCCAAGCTGCCGGTACTCGGCGCTGGTCAGGAGTGGCGGGCGATCAACCGCCTGCACGAGGTCGGCGTACCGACCATGACCGCCGTGGCCTACGGCGAGCGCGGGAATAATCCGGCCGCCCAGCATTCGTTTATCGTCACCGAAGAACTGGCGCCCACCGTTAGCCTGGAAGACTTCAGTATTCACTGGCGCCAGGAACCACCGGCACCGCGCCTCAAGCGCGCGTTGATCGCTGAAGTCGCGCGCATGACCGGCACGATGCACCGCGCCGGGGTCAATCACCGTGACTGCTACATCTGCCACTTTCTGTTGCACACCGACAAACCGGTGACCGCCGAGGACTTCAAGCTGTCGCTGATCGACCTGCACCGTGCTCAGACCCGCAAGACAATCACCTTGCGCTGGCGCAACAAAGACTTGGCGGCGCTGTTTTTCTCGGCGCTGGACATCGGCCTGACTCAACGCGATAAATTGCGCTTCATGTGTGGATACTTCCAACTTCCGTTGCGCCAAGTGGTCGCACAAGAGTCGGCACTGCTCGCGTGGCTGGAAACTAAAGCCAGCAAACTGTATGAGCGCAAGCAACGCTACGGGGATGCGCTGTGA
- a CDS encoding glycosyltransferase family 4 protein produces the protein MQLAFVLYKYFPFGGLQRDFMRIALECQQRGHQIRVYTLTWEGEVPPGFEVVMVPVKALFNHTRYERLSAWVEADLLKRPVDRLIGFNKMPGLDVYYAADGCFEDKAQNLRNSLYRRWGRYRHFAAYERAVFTKDAKTEILMISEVQQPLFVKHYDTPAERFHLLPPGIGLDRRAPIEAPQIRAEFRQEFGLADDDLLVVQIGSGFKTKGVDRSLKALAALPSELKKRTRLFVIGQDDPKVFQVQSATLGVSEQVQFLKGRSDIPRFLMGADLLIHPAYNENTGTVLLEALVAGLPVLVSAVCGYAHYIAEADCGRVLTYPFEQAQLNQYLATMLADDSARVAWSRHGLVFADTADLYSMPQHAADVILAEHHR, from the coding sequence ATGCAGTTGGCTTTTGTACTTTATAAATATTTCCCGTTTGGCGGCCTGCAACGCGACTTCATGCGCATTGCCCTGGAGTGCCAGCAGCGTGGCCATCAGATTCGCGTGTATACCTTGACGTGGGAAGGCGAGGTGCCACCGGGTTTTGAGGTGGTGATGGTGCCGGTCAAGGCGCTGTTCAACCACACACGCTACGAAAGGCTTAGCGCCTGGGTCGAGGCGGATCTGCTCAAGCGTCCAGTGGACCGTCTGATCGGCTTCAATAAAATGCCGGGGCTGGATGTGTACTACGCCGCCGATGGCTGTTTCGAAGACAAAGCGCAAAATCTGCGTAATTCGCTGTATCGCCGCTGGGGTCGCTATCGCCACTTCGCCGCTTACGAGCGTGCGGTGTTCACCAAAGATGCGAAAACTGAAATATTGATGATTTCAGAAGTGCAGCAACCGCTGTTCGTCAAGCACTATGACACCCCTGCCGAGCGCTTCCATCTGCTGCCGCCGGGGATTGGCCTAGACCGCCGAGCACCCATTGAAGCGCCGCAAATTCGCGCCGAATTCCGTCAGGAGTTTGGTCTGGCCGATGATGACTTGTTGGTGGTGCAAATTGGCTCCGGGTTCAAGACCAAGGGCGTGGACCGTAGCCTCAAGGCGCTGGCCGCCTTGCCATCTGAGCTGAAAAAACGCACGCGACTGTTTGTAATCGGCCAAGACGATCCCAAAGTATTCCAGGTGCAAAGTGCCACGTTGGGAGTCAGCGAACAGGTGCAGTTCCTCAAGGGGCGCAGTGACATACCGCGCTTCTTGATGGGTGCCGATCTGCTGATTCACCCGGCGTACAACGAAAACACCGGCACAGTCTTGCTTGAAGCCTTGGTCGCGGGCCTGCCAGTACTGGTCAGCGCTGTCTGTGGTTATGCGCATTACATTGCCGAAGCCGACTGCGGGAGAGTGTTGACCTATCCGTTCGAACAGGCGCAACTCAATCAATACCTCGCTACCATGCTGGCTGATGATTCGGCACGGGTAGCCTGGAGCCGACACGGTTTGGTCTTTGCCGATACAGCGGACCTTTACAGCATGCCGCAGCACGCGGCCGATGTGATTCTGGCGGAGCACCACCGATGA